The DNA window CCATCTTCCAAATATATTAGTCTCCTAAGGAAAAGCCCAGAGGCCTGACTAGCACCTGCTTCCCTGCCTCCACTTACTCAACCCAGGGGTTCAGGCTCCAGACTCTCTGGGCCCTGGGTTCCAAATGCTGACTCTTTAGGGACAGTCTAAAGCTTGCAACCAGATTCCTTATAAATAATGACATTTCCCTCAGTCCTCAAATGCAAAGCCTCTGCTGGCTTTATCTGTAAGGCTGGCAGGGTGGAAGGAGCACAGGTTCTGAAAGTTCCCTGACCCTTACTTATTTCCCTCCTGAGGAAACACCTGTCTGACAGCATTTTCATCTGGTTTCAGTATAAGAATGTCAGGCCAAACAGGcccgtgaaaagatgctcaacattgctaattattagagaaatgcaaatcaaaaccaaaataaggtaacacctcataccagtcagaatggccatcattaaaaagtctacaaataataaatgctggagagggtgtggagaaaagggaatgtaaattggtggagccactatggaaaacagtacggaggttccttaaaaaactaaaattaggacttccctggtggcacagtggttaagaatccgcctgccaaagcaggggacacgggttcaatccctggtccaggaagatcccacatgccctggagcaactaagcccatgtgccacaactactgaccctgcatgccacaactactgagcctgtgtgccacaattactgaagtccgcacaccccagagcccgtgttccacatcaaagagaagccaccacaatgagaagcacgtgcactgcagcaaagagtagcccccactcaccacaactagagaaagcccgtgtgcagcaaagaagacccaacacagccaaaaataagtaaataaaaaataaaataaaataaaataaaactataaaaaaaaacccctaaaattagagttatcatatgattcagcaatccccctcctgggctgtatccggaaaagacaaaaactctaattctgcctgccaatgctggggacacgggttcgtgccctggtctgggaagatcccacatgccgcggagcaactgggcccgtgagccgcaattactgagcctgcgcgtctgtagcctgtgctctgcaacaagagaggccgcgatagtgagaggcccgcgcaccacgatgaagagtggcccccacttgccacaactagagaaagccctcgcacagaaacgaagacccaacacagccataaataaataaaaataaaaataaaaattataaaaaaaaaaaaaaagaaaagatacatgcactggacttccctggtggtgcagtggttaagaatctgcctgccaatgcaggggacatgggttcaagccctggtccgggaagatcccacatgccgcggagcaactaagcccatgcgccacaactactgagcctgagctctagagctggtgagccacaactactgaagctcacatgcctagacgccgtgctccacaataagagaagccactgcaatgagaagcccacgcactgcaacgaagagtagcccccgctcgcagcaactagagaaagcccacgctcagcaacgaaggcccaatgcagccgaaaataaattaattaattaattaaaaggaaaaaaaaaaagacacatgcacctcaatgttcactgcagcattatttacaatagccaaggcaaggaagcaacctaaatgtccatcaacagatcaatggataaataagatgtggtgtgtatgtgtgtatgtatacacacacacacacacacacacacacacacaatggaatattactcagccacaaaaaagaacgaaataatgccatttgcagcaacagggatggacctagagatcatcatactaaatgaagtaagtcagacagaaagacaaatattatgtggtatcacttctatgtggaatctaaaaaactaatacaaatgaacttatcacaaaacagaaacagactcacagacacagaaaacaaatttatgattaccaaaggggaagggggcgataaattaggagtatgggattaacagatacacactaccatacataaaataaacaggggcttccctggtggtgcagtggttaagaatccgcctgccaatgcaggggatacatgttcgagccctggtctgggaagatcccacatgccgtggaagcaactaagcctgtttgccccaactactgagcctgcgctctagagcctgcgtgccacaactactgagcccgcgtgccacaactactgaagcccacgcacctagagcctgtgctccgcaacaagagaaaccaccgcaatgagaagcccacacaccgcagtgaagagtagcccctgctcgctgcaactaaaagaaagcccgcgcgcagcagtgaggacccaatgcagccaaataataaaataaataaataaatttaaaaaaaaataaaataaaataaacagcaaggatttactgtatagcaccagGAAGTGTAGTCAATATCTTTTataaacctataatggaaaagaatctgaaaaagaatatatgtgtatgtgtgtgtgtgtgtgtgtgtgtgtgtatacctgaatcactttgctatacacctgaaactaacacaatattgcaaatcaactatacttcaattaaaaaaaaaaaaaagaatgttaggcCATCATGGGCACTTAATAGATGCTAGATTTCTGATAAGCGGCTCTGTTTAGCTGATCTTAATGTGCTGCCATATCACTGGAAGCACAGGCCACTGAATTAGTGCCTTCCCAGGACAGCTGCCCTATGCCCTCGGAGAGGCACAACTCACAGGAGCATTCTAGGTATTGACCCTGAGTCACTATCTGGAGACAGTCTTAAAAAGCAgagcctcgggcttccctggtggcacagtggttgagaatctgcctgccaatgcaggggacacgggttcgagccctggtctgggaagatcccacatgctgaggagcaactgggcccgtgagccacaaccactgagcctgcgcgtctctagcctgtgcttcgcaacaagagaggccacgatagtgagaggcccatgcaccgcgatgaagagtggcccccgctcgccgtaactagaggaagcccttgcacagaaacgaagacccaacacagccaaaaataaataaataaataaataaataatatttaaaaaaaaaaaaaaaaaaaaagcagagcctCAAGGGTGTAATTATCTTTGTACGGTATGTTGTTCATCTATATGCGAAGTTGAGCTTCATAAAGGTCACATGATATCGAGAGAAATGACAGCTCTGGGCAAAACAACAGATACTTAAGAGTTTGGAAATCATATGTTGGAACAAGGAGGAGCGTTTAGGGCTGGGGGTTTCAACTCTGTGTCCACCACGTCTCTCACATCCATCTGCTCCTTTCTGCCGTCAGTCACCACCACTGCCCTCAGGCCAGGCCTCATTACCTCTAGCTTCACTGCAAAGGCCCACTTACATCCAACCTCACCCACAGTGCCAAAGGGCACATTCACTCAACACAGACTGGATCATGgcattccctctgcctgcagaATAAAACTCCTCAGCCTCATAAGAAGGCCCCACTAATCTGGCCTCAACTTATCTGACGTCACTGCTACTACTGTGCCACGCAGTGTGGCCCAAGCTTTAATCACCTCGAGCggtttcctctgcctgggacatCCTTCCCCCACAGCTTTCTCTGTCCTCATTCCCATTCGTCCTTCAAGACCCTGCTTGCTCAAACCCTTGCTCCTCGCATAAATCCTTCACGTCTTTGGCCCTTACCCTGGTACTTGTCAGTCTGCCTCCTAGCCTTAATGGCACATGAACGTGTCTGTCTCTGCTTAAAATAtgttgtttgtttcatctttacaTTTTGGCAATGGAAGGTcgtgatgaataaatgaagggacAGAGGGAACCCTGAAGAAAAGGTTAGGACGAGGGACAGGAATTAACCTACCTGTCCTTGACTTGCAGCAGGTAGCAGACCAAGCAGTAGCCAGCACAACTCTGCACAAAATTGCGCTGGGCACTGAGGAATGCCTCAGTAGTGTAACTGCCATGCTCCTGCAGGAAGTAATCGAGCAAGGAGAGCTGTGACTGTTTCTTCACCTGGTGGATAGACACAGCATTGACCACTGGTTCAATCATGCCACTGTCGGCCGAAATCACAAGAATCTTGTATGGCTTGATCCACAGGGGTACTCGCTCCTGTTCCCAAATGGACTGTGAGGAAACACAGAGGCATTGTGACTCTCTAAATGGGGGGAGGAGGCTAAATTCCCCTCTGTCCCCAACCTTGGACAGTTCCCATCTTTAGTGGCTTTGAATTCTAGGCCACCAAGTGAGTAAAACCCCCGATCCCACTGAGAACCAGGAAGTTTTGAACGGAGTCCAGGGTCTGACAAGACACAGGTGGCATGTGGGAAAAGGTATCTCATAGAGATGTCCAAAAacgggagggagaagaggaaaccTCGCTGTCACCTCCCAAGCTGGGTGAGTGGGAGCTATTAACCCAAGTTGAAAGAACAGGGAAAAAGACCAAAAAGGATTTAGGGTCAGAGAAAGTTtctccagaaaatgaaaatatttatataaagaactgATTAAACAGGTGAAGTTGCTTGTAGGCAACTAACCTGGGGGTCAGGGATTGACATCTCAGCCCACTGCAACCCACTTGCTGCAAATCAGTTGGGAGTTCCGATCAGTGATCAGAACAGGTGCCAGTCACAAAAGGGCCACAAGAGGTCGCTGTGGAGCTGCTCCCGGGGCTGTACTTCCTGGTAGGAGCACCAGCTTAGATTACCGTATATCCAACTTAGACCTGGGCAGGAAGATGGTCCCCAGCAGAGCTCCCTGCAGAAGGACCTGAGTGATCACCTCAGGTGGCCTGCAGATGGGCTGagtttcccttctttctccctcccttctcttacCTGCAGTTGCTTCAACACCTGGAAGGCCAGCAGCTCCTGCCGAAGGTCATCCCCACACTTGACAATGACTGACAGGAGCCGCCAATTGGGGAGATGGCCATAGGGGGAGCCCTCTCTAATGCGCCTGTGAAGAGAAGCAAAAAGATGTCAAAGGGTGATGCCAGGTTGAGGACAGAGACACGGCTTCTATCAAAAATCCAAATCAAACTCCTCACAAGGTAAGGACTCAGACCGCCTGGGGGCCTGATGGATTTTGCGGTGGGTGGTGGGCTGAGAGACAATATGGATGGTGGACCCCACCCAACTCACCGCACTTTCTCCTGCCAGGGCTCTTTGAGAGCAACTGCAGAAGGGTCTTCTGGGTCTCGTTTGAAGGCTGTGGGGGTGTGAGCCAGCTGCTCCGAAAGGCGCCGTCTAGCAGGAAGAAACTATATCATTTGCTTGGAGGAGTTACCCCAGATCCTCATGTCCCTGTCTATGCCAGCATTTCCTGCACTGTTTTCTTGATTCTGGGCACACAGAGATAGAAACCTGGGCTGAGAGAGACTCATGGAAGGAAACACACCACTGATATCTTTTTGCTAACCTGGTGGTTTGTAATCATGTTCAATGCAGATTACCAGGCCCTGCCCATTCTCCTACCAAGATTCTGCATTCAGAACAGGTGTGGCTCCCgcatctgcatttccaacaagatctcctccctctccctggatTCTGACATGTGTGTCCTCAGACCCACTCTGGGAAACGCTGTTGTAATTCTTTCCTCTGGTGCTTTCATTCCTTTGgagtccttttaaaatttaacttctttCTGTAGTAGCCCAGTAATTTCTCAACCCACACCTTCAACGCCTCAAGTTTGGTGGCCTCAGGACAAGGACAGagtaaggagagagaagagagaaagatacaGGCTGACAGACAGGAAGGGGACAAAGAGATAGGCAGTGCCTAAGAGAGGGATGAAAAATGACGGGCAACATGGTCTGGCCATACCGGATGTCacctgctgcaatgaacacaggctCCTTGCTCTCTTGGCTGGTGATGCTGTCCACGGAGAACTGGGAGATGTTGTCACAGCTGTTGGTGTGCACTTCAGGGAGCTGGGGAGAGCAGGGGACTGCAGGTCAGAAGCGCTGAGCACAGGGGTTGCCTCTTTCACCTCCTCCTCAGATCACCCTGTGTGCTGCCATCTCCACGACACGATCAGTCCTCCCTTCCAAACCCTGCTCCAAAAAGCCTCCCCTGGTTACGCACCATCCTGACCACTTGGACCCCAAACTGCCTAGGCCACCCCCCCTACCCCGCACACAGATCCTCTAGCAGTGTTTTTCAATGTGTCAACTacctgcatcagaattacctggaatGCTGCTAAAACGCAGATCCCAAACCCCACCATCAATCTGAATTAGAATTACTGGGAATGGGATCTGGAagtctgaatttctaacaagttctccaGAAGACTTCTAATGCACTCAAGTTTGCAAACCACTGCCATGACCATCACAGAAAGCTGAATTTTCAGCCTTATATTGAGAGCTCCCCAAGGCCAGGGATGCATTCTCCCTTAGGGTCCAGAACAGAACCTCTCCAGGCTAGGTTCCTCTGAGCATTTCTTCAACCTAAGTCATTCAGTCttatctccccatctctctctaaCTATAAAATACTCTACCAGACCCCAAGGTCCATATCAAGTCCCTTCTTTACTCTTTCCTTTGTACAAGTGCATTTCTCCTTAACCCCATTGATCACTTACTGCACATTGCCTTGTTGTGTATcttatacatagatttttttcttaaatgtctgCATCCAGTCTCCCCATTTGGACTGTAAGCTCAAGTACAGAGAGTCTGCCTTTTCACAAAGTGAAATCTGGTTGTGCTACAGCTCTAATAAAATCCTGCTCTGGATCCCTACAACCCCAGAACAAAATCCAGGTTTCTTTCCACAGTTTACAGGATCCTTCTTACAATCTGGCCCATGAcggcctctccagcctcattctTCACCACCTCGTCATCTCACAACCACACATCACAGCCACAcaaaatttctttctattcttaaaAGGGGCCAAGCTCTCTCATGTCTTCcagtctttgcacttgctgtctcCCCTGCCTGGAATACTCTGTACAGCTAATTCCTACCTACCTTCAGGCCTCAGCTGAGATATTATTTCCTCCAGGAAATCTTTTGGGGCATGTCCAACCCCAAGTCTGGAATAAGTGCTACCTCCACCCTCAGGTGCTCCCATGACACCCCATCCTCTCCAGCACAACCTGGATCACACCACACTACATCTACCTGCTGACTGGCCTCGTTCTCTCTCCTATTAGCTCATAAGCCCCTTGCAGGCAGGGGCCAAGCCTTGTTTACTAGCACACAGCACTCAGGGCTGGCACAAAGAAGGCCCTCCATAAACattccttgaatgaatgaatgtatgactGTTTCTTCTCTGCGTTCCTAAGACAACTTTATATCGCAggtgttcaatatatattttgattaaatttttcaCACTCCCCTGGGCTTAGAAGTTCCTTCTTACAGTAGGCCTAAATTCTTCTTGCAGGAAAACGAGCTCCACCTGAATCTGTTCCAGACTAGAGCTGTTCAGAGCTGTCCCCTCTCACACCTGTCACTACCTACGGCACTCATTTGGGTACTTGCTTCAGCCTGTCTCAGGGTGTGCTGTGTTGTCTCAAAGACATTGAAAGTTCCAGAACAGGTGCTGTGCCCTTGGAGCTCCCTCACCTCCACCTGCAGCTCGCCTATGTCATCCACCGACCAGGCCTCATCATCGTTGTCATAGTTGGGCACAGTGCTGAAGCTGCCTGCCCGCTGCTCGTGGGTGATGCCGCATTCAGGCAGGTTCTCTACCGACCGGGTGCTACGAATTCGGTTCTCCGGGATCCGGGCGGGGACGTTGGTGGTGTCGAAGTTTTCACATTCGAGGACTTCCACATAGATCAGGTAGGGAGCCTGGGGGTAAGTGAGAACAGTATTTGCAACTTACCTCCACCACTGTTCCCCCCAAACCTCAACTCTGCTAACACGGTTCTTCCTGCTGCCCACTCCTGCTCCAACCTGAATCCATCAGTCCCCTGGCACCAGGAATGCCATATTTAGGGCAGGAACTTATCCTATGGGTGCTGCTACTTTGTGAGCTCCAATTCTTAGCGTCTTTCAGTTCTCTCCTTAATCAAAAACATACCTGAGGTGTTACCCTCTTCAGCCATGGCTGAAATACTGTAAAATACTAGTTTTTTCCCTGGAAATAGTGCTTCTTAAATGTTGGTTTGCAGGAGAACCACCTGGGGTGCATGTTGAAAACTGACTTACTTGGGGCCCAACCCAAATCTAGTAACTCAGcctggggctggagcccaggaatctgcatttttaaaaaggtgtccACCTTCCCCAGGTGGTTGTACTACAAGAGGTGTCCCCCAAACTGAACAGGACACAGTCTTGTAAAGCAGTGGTCCACACACTATTCTGCTTATGTACTTCCTAAAAGTATTCTGAAAAATCATGTATCCCCTCAGTTTTAAGTTGACAGCTAAAATTTTTCATGAGAAGTTACTTGCCAAAGTATATACTTTCTGGTGTcatgtaaatattgatattttaaaaataaaactgttacatcactgtcttaaaaaaaaaaaaaagaatttggctGAGAGAGTACGCAggtctttaaaatgtttcagctGAGCTTCAAAATGTATAGATGATGCACCGGGGCAAAACCATTCCAAACCATCAATTACCACCCATTCAGAGAGGCCTGAATGCCTCTGTGGGCTTGtcctaaaaacagacaaaaagactgggaaaaagtTGGGCACCGTTCCAAGCAGGATTCTAATCTTCAATACgtcttctgggaaaaaaatctgaaccaTTAGTGCTCATTTCAACCAGCAGACTAATTTAGCtaattctctccttctccttgccCACTGTGATCAGAAAAGGTCTTAGAAACAAAGATTTCTCTACCCTCATTGTTGCTGTACAAGAGTAACAAGAGTTACAGAAGGGCTGGAGAAGAGCTACCAAAAGGACTgtaaggaggggaggagagcggCTCTCTCCTGAGACATGGCAAGAGGCAAGCTGAAAAGATCAGGCCTCTTTGATCCAGAAAAACAAAGCCCAAGAATGGGGACAGGAGGGCCCTGGGAATCACAACAGTACTCAGGTGAAGTCAAGGCTGACACGTGCACGTGAGCTATGGAGGGAGTCTAGGATGCTGGTGGGGCACCCCtgggcacatacacacaccccgGACAACGACAGGAGTAGAGTCAGATGAGGGGAATGGTTTGGGCCAGAGCCCACCTACCTTGTCCTTAGAGTTGAGGACAACAGCCTGGGTGTGGGGCACGCGGACCACGTGGTGGTCAAAGCCAGCAGTGGGCAGCCAGACTCGGGCAGGGAGCTTATGGTTGAGCAGGGAGAGCTCTGAGATCAGCCGCTGTGTTTTCTGTTCCTTGGTGGGGAGCGTGGCCAGCCGCTTGCCAATCGCCATCAGGGACTTGATGAATTCTCGCTCGGGAGCCAGTCTGACGGGCTACAGGGGGTTGGGGTGAAGTAAAAGATAGTGAAGAAACCATAGAAAAAAGTGGCCCAGTCACTCCTGGCCATGCAGGGCAGGAGTCTCAGTGTCTCTAGAACACCAGGGAAGGAGCTACCTTTAGGCCCTCGTAGGAGATCCCACCCACCCCTGTCAACTTGAATTGGGAACAGGTGGAAAAGCCAGCACAGTCCTCCACAGGCTACTTCTTGAGGGTAAGGGGGGGATGTGTGAATCCAGGTCACCAGGTGCACCCCTCTTCTCTTGGACTTGAGGTTCTGAGAAACTGTCCCAAGGCTTCAAGATGGGTGGGGGGATGACATCCAGAGAGGTCAGCCAGGGACGCAGAGAGAAATGCTGCTTACACCTGAAGTGCTTCACCCATCTCAAGAATGAGgctgtccctctccccacctggATGCTTGGGCTGGGTCTCCACCAGGGCCCACAAGGCTAAGGAGGGGAATGGCGAGTCAGGACCTCCCCTTTCAAAGGAGGACTCAATCCATAAGTGACTTTTGTTGCTTTCCACGGCATCCCCGTCCACCCCACAATCTCTCACAGTGGGTCAATGCACATGCAGGGGATGAGGGAAGGATGAGCTGACTTTGCCCTAATGAGGGAACAgtcagtggggaaagaaaaagcagatggagggaggtaggggtgggcaggtgggtggaGAAAACAACAGCTCCTTTCAGCCCCTGATGAGGGCCCTCAAGACCTGTCTTTTTCAGTGAATCCTCCTCAGATCCTCTTCCCCTACCTCTCAGGGACTAGGCTCCCCATATTAGCTCCCTCCTGTGAGGCTGGCTGCCCACGTTGGGCGCTTCATTCTCAGAAAGGGCAAAGTCAGTCTAGGGAGTAAGGCGGGGGTGGGGAAAAAGATGGACTCAGCTAGACAGGAAGAAGGGTTCTTTTCCCAGCCTAAGTCCTTCTACTGTAAGGGGCATTTTATCAGGATAGCCACCCCGTTCCATCTCTCCTCACCTAGATACGAACAGTATCTCTTCCTCTTATAGAAACAGTAGTATTTCACTCACCaggcttctctccctctctgtgtcttgCTTAGTTTCCTGAGTGAGAATTTCTACCCTCACTCCCTCACACTGCAAAAAAGAACTTCTTTTGAGAGCTGGGCAGTGCCATGCCCACCTCTGCATGTGCACAGAGCCAGGGTTCAAAGGAGCGGCTCATCTCTCAGCCTCTACCCCACAGCAGGCTGGCTCAGGTCCCCATACAATAATGAAAAACAGGGTGTCTGAATCAGTCAGGAATGCTTTGGGAGGCAGGGTTGAACAGAGATAAAGACAGGAAGACAATAGAACTAGACCTCTGTGGTCCCTGGAAATATCCCAGGGGCttaatagagaaagagaaagaaaggaaaaggaaatttggagaCTCACTCCTTCGTTCAGCCTTATCTCCTAATCCATCCACTCAGGTGGCAAATGGTCACGGTCCCAAGGACCCTCCACCCCAAACAATTCATAGTTATCTCAGATTAGAAACAAAAGAATTCCTTCCCATCCTCACTTCAGCATTTGGGTCGGGGGCCCCTAAGTTACGTCAGCATGTTGGAAACATGACCCCAGGCCTCGAGAGAGAGGCACTGCCacatgggaggagagaggaatcaTGACTGAAAGGGGATCAGCACAAACTGATTGGGTAGacaaatcaaaaataaagtgtaaaaaaatcATCCAAACTCCCAGAGGGTCCAGCATTTCCTCTCACGTCTCTGCCCAGCAACAAGGTCCGAGACCCTGTGGGACCAGAGGGTCAGGGGTTAGTTCGGAGGGAACAAGAAAGGAGAATGAGGATTAAGGAACATCGTGGGCAGTGAGCTGGGAAAGGGAAGAACTCAGACCTGGAAGAAATGTGGttgaagttaaaaagaaaactggctgTGGGGAGGCAAAACTTTCCTTCAGGCCAAATCCTGTTTGCTTTTCGAGTCAGCTCACCCGGCACAGGGCCTAGCATTTGGAAGACACTGAATAAGTATTTGATGGTCTGATGGCAGAAGCCATGGGGAAAGGGTTCTGGGTGGGAGAAACAGGATCCTCAGGGTTTCCTGCCAAGCAGTTTTTGGCTCCAATCCAGGGATAAACTCTACCTCCCTCCCAGCTGTTTGCTCTAGAGACCCAGGAGCTGGGGGCTGAGTTGCACTGCATCCCGGCTGTCTCTGGAAGAAGGATCAGCTGAGCCCCACTCAGCCTGGGCTCAGAGCACTGGCAATAAACAGCAGGGGCTCCTCCAGGTCtgggaggcctgggagggaggagctGATGTCCCAGGAAGAAAGGGCACCTTTTAACTCCAGCCTTGGCCTGGGGACTCAGAAGACCTGGGGACGGAGAGGAAATGCGGCCATGGGGGGAGCCTGCCACCCAGTCCCAGCCTGGCCCCACTTACGGAACTGAATGAAATATCAATACTCTCGGTGCTGGAGGAGAGCTCCTGGGAAAGGGCCGgagggcaaggggaggaggagggggcggggagggaagggagagagacaaaGGCAAAGAATTTAGCTCCAACTTGGATCATAACTGCTTCTCTTGTGTAGCTCTACCTTTCTGCTTTAATGAAAGAAAGTCAACCCACAAATGCCACTTGTCCAGAATCTTGACACTTGTGGAAGATGCTGGAAGGCTAGTGCAAACCCTGAGGTCAGAAGGGTTGAAGAGACACTGTCCtctgcttttcactttcttcccttCTATTCTTGCCTGCACAAGTCTTCCTTCTGGGACAAATCCTAAAGCTGGATCCCTCAGGGAGGTAACCACGCTGCCAAGCTTCCCTGCTTTCTCTTCATCCACTCACATGCTCTCAACCAACCCCTTCTCCATGGAGACCACCATCGAGAGACTGACTTTAACAAGCTTCATGGCCCCCACGCTGGAAATCCCATGTTCCTCCAGCTTCTTGGAAACGTCAAGGAGGAAGCAGAAGAGCTAAACTTTCAGTGCCAGGTACATCTCCTCTCTAATCAGCCTCATTATCACCCTGGGAAACCTAATCCCAACCTTCAATCATGTGACAAGGGATACCATGGACCCATGAGCATGAAACTTCTGGGCTAGATGCTGCTGGGAGTTAAGGATGAATAACTTTCTTACCTACCAAACTTCTGTAGGCTTCCTATCAGGGTATTTCACATGATACTCAATAAATTACAATTTTGTTGACATAAGTTGGGGAGCCAGGTA is part of the Balaenoptera musculus isolate JJ_BM4_2016_0621 chromosome 1, mBalMus1.pri.v3, whole genome shotgun sequence genome and encodes:
- the PI4KB gene encoding phosphatidylinositol 4-kinase beta isoform X4; translated protein: MAIGKRLATLPTKEQKTQRLISELSLLNHKLPARVWLPTAGFDHHVVRVPHTQAVVLNSKDKAPYLIYVEVLECENFDTTNVPARIPENRIRSTRSVENLPECGITHEQRAGSFSTVPNYDNDDEAWSVDDIGELQVELPEVHTNSCDNISQFSVDSITSQESKEPVFIAAGDIRRRLSEQLAHTPTAFKRDPEDPSAVALKEPWQEKVRRIREGSPYGHLPNWRLLSVIVKCGDDLRQELLAFQVLKQLQSIWEQERVPLWIKPYKILVISADSGMIEPVVNAVSIHQVKKQSQLSLLDYFLQEHGSYTTEAFLSAQRNFVQSCAGYCLVCYLLQVKDRHNGNILLDAEGHIIHIDFGFILSSSPRNLGFETSAFKLTTEFVDVMGGLDGDMFNYYKMLMLQGLIAARKHMDKVVQIVEIMQQGSQLPCFHGSSTIRNLKERFHMSMTEEQLQLLVEQMVDGSMRSITTKLYDGFQYLTNGIM